The DNA segment CAGCACCAAGAGTCTGGAGGTGCCTTATCCCTAGAGCTTTATCATATGGCGATTTTGCTCAATTAACTTAGCGCCAATGCCAGAGACATTGGCTAGCTCATCAATGGCCTTAAATTTACCATTTTGCGTTCGATAGTCGATGATGGCCTGCGCCTTGGCCGCTCCAATGCCCTTAAGCAGCTGTAACTGTTCCGATGAAGCGGTATTGATATTTACCTGAGCCGAATCAGGCATGGCCTGCTTAGCATCGGTAGTGGCCTTTTTAACCTCTGTCTGAGCTTGCGCTTGAACTTTGCTAACATCTTTTGCGGGATCCGCCGCCATCGCAGGTAAAGCGAATAGGGTGGAAAATGCAATGGCACTCACCATCGCGGGTAAACGATGTGTTATTTTCATAATGCTTCCTCTTTCCTTGAAATTCGGCCTTTCGTCCTACTTCCGTGGCCTTCAATCAAACATAGACGAAGCTTTTATGAATTTCCAAACGGCTAAGTATAAAATATTATCTATGACTAAAATAGCCTGTTCCCTTGCGGGTTAATCCTTTCTAGAAAGCCAAAGGACGCCGTTAAGGCATCCTTTCGCGAAGTACCACAAACCATTACGCCAGCATCGCCAAGGCTTGGTTTAAATCCTCGATGATATCGTCGCAATCCTCTAAGCCGATTGAGAGCCGCAGTAAATTATCGCTTATTCCCGCTGCCTGGCGCGCCTCTGGCGTGTAGGGTGAGTGGGTCATGGAAGCTGGGTGCTGAATAAGGGATTCCGCATCCCCCAAACTTACAGCGATTGAAAACAGCTTAAGGTAACCCACAAAAGCCATCGCTTGCTCAAGAGAGGCGGCTAACTCAAAGGCAATCACGCCACCAGCTCTCGCCATCTGTCCACCGATAAATCGATGCCCTGAATGGGATTTAAGCCCGGGATAATACACCCGAGTCACTGCGGGATGTTGCTCCAAAAACTCGGCGACACGCTGCGCACTGTCACAATGGCGCTGCAAACGCACATCTAAGGTTTTTAGCCCTCGCAAAATCAGCCACGCATCGTGGGGAGACATCACAGCACCGATATCCTTTAGGATCTCATATTTCACTCTGTGCAGCTGCTCTTCACTGCCACACACGACGCCGGCAATTACATCGCCGTGCCCATTCAAGTACTTAGTTGCACTGTGTACCACTAAATCGATACCGAATGCTAAGGGTTGCTGCAGTAACGGTGTCATAAAAGTATTATCGACAATGCTGACAAGTTGATGCCGTTTCGCAATATCGGCAATACCTTTGAGATCAAACACCTGTAGATGAGGATTTACCGGGGTTTCGCAAAAAATCACTCGAGTGTTGGGTTTGATGGCCCGCTCAATGGCCGCTAAATCGGTAAAATCAACTAAGGTGACTTCGATGCCAAAACGGGCAAATTGGCTGGTCATAAGGGCAAAGGTGCAACCATAAACCGCATTGGAAGCCACTAAATGATCGCCCATCTGCAAGTTAGCCAGCAGCGCCGCCGACACAGCCCCCATGCCAGAGGCCGTTGCCGCCGCCGCTTCTGCGCCTTCTAAAACAGCCATTTTACGTTCCAGCTCGGCAACTGTAGGGTTACCTAGGCGAGTATAAATATAACCGGGTTCGTTGCCGGCAAATCGCTCGCCGCCTTGCTGCGCCGACTCAAAGACAAAGGTCGCCGTTTGATAAAGTGGCGTCACTAAAGTACCAAAGGCTTCTCGCTCATGCCCGGCATGAATGGCTTGGGTTGCGGCTTTCCACGGCTTGCTTGATTCATCTTGCATTGCTCACTCCTTGTTGTCGCAGTGCCTCATTCGCTTGTTGTTTCATTGTTCGTTTTAATGAGGCCATGCTTAGCGTCTTGATAAGTCCTATTGATAAGTTAATGAAACATTAGCCTTATCGAATAAGCACTAACATACCCCGCTAGGCGGGCGAAACCAGTGCCATGGTGAAAATAGCATCAGAGGTGCTGTAACTAAGTTGTTACATTCAAGGTTTTTTGGCAGACAATCAGCAATAAAAAATGCGCTAATAACAAAGTCATTAGCGCATTAGCATTTAGCCTAAAATGCACTCGCGGTGTAGTGCATTCGGTTAGGTTATTTCTCTTTGGGTGTTGAGCCTGTTTTAAGCTCTGCTGCCTCTAATGGGCTCTTAAGCGCATCACGTCCGTCTTTAGTCAATAACTTACCGGCAAACTGTTTAAGCTCGGTCAATAACTCTTGATGAACTTTGGACAATTTGGGGCGCTGCTCCTCCCTAAACTGAATAGGTCGACATAGCGCCATGGCTTGATACCCTAAGCGCGCCGTGAGCAGCCCGCCCCCTAAGCCTTGGGCAAGCCGTGCGGATAATTTCCCCGTCATCTCAAGCGACAGCAATTGGGTACCCAAATCGGTCACTAACTCGCTGGTACCGGCATAGATGATGTTGATGATGATGCTGCGAATGAGTTTAATCCGGCTCCAATAGCCTAACTCTATCCCATAACAGGCGGCGACATCCCGCAGCATGCGTTGGTTACGCCAAAGAATAATGGCCATATCCAATGCCGCCAATGGACTCGCGGCAAGCAACACGGCTGATTCGGCCGCGTATCGACGGACGATTTTTTTCGCCAGTTCATCCCGCTCAGTCAGCACTAAGTTCTCAAATAGCAGCACTTTTTCGGCGTCATTGTGCTCATCTTTGAGCGACTGACGTAGCCGCTGTAGCCCCTGACTATCGGGATAATGGCGCACTATGTTATTGATAAAACCATCGGCCTCCCCCATTTGCATACTGAGGGCAAGCCTTGCGCCCGACTCTTGCGTATCGGCAACCTGCTTGAGGCGTTTTAATTTACGGTATTCGCCCAAGGCTCCGACCATAGCCCAGCTGCCGACTAAACCGAGTACGGCGCCATAAAAGCTAAATAACCAAGGGCTTGCTAACCAAGCATCCCGCAAACCTAGTGCCGTTTGCACTAAAACCAGTAGCAATAACCCAATGACGGAAAAGCGCGCCAGCCAAGACCAACGGCGAGATTGATGCAATTGTGGCCGAATGGACGACACATCCAATGCTTGCGGATGGGCCGCCAAGGCATCATCGACAACCTCATCCACCGCTTTTAAGGGTGTCTGTGGTGCAAAGGCTTGGGCACTCTTAAGCTCATCTGACGCTGACTGGAGCTTGACCTTGTCAGAATCAAATACTTGTTGTTTTTTGAGCGGTTGGCTTTCAAGTGTATTTTCAGACATTGGCTTATCGAGCGCGTTTGTCTCTGACTCACTTGAAGCTGATAACGAATCTAAACTCATTCCAGTTTATCCCCCACGAGGTACTGCAGAAGGTGATCGAGACGGATATGGTCAAAATGCACCGCAGATGGATCGACATTGCTGTTATTCGGCGGAGCAAATCCCATAAAATGAAACCCTTGATCGCGCCAAAAGTTGGGCTCGGGTAAGCGAGTGGGCACTTCGCCGGGAAAAAGCGTCAAGGCTTGGCCGTTCAATCCAATCCCCTGCACGACTTCCACATCCCCTTCTTGAGTGGTCACCATGCCATGACGCGTCGCCTTAATGGCACTAATAGCCATAGTCTCGACTTTACAACCATCGAAACTGGCAAAGTGTTGGCTGTGTTTGAGCATATCGGTGAGCAGGGATAACACATGACTTTGTTGATCCCGCGTCACATGATCAACCTTACTGGCGGCAAATAATAATCTGTCTATCCGCGGCGCAAACAATCGGCGCAAGTAACTGGATTGACCGTATTGGAAGCTTTCCATAATGGCATTTAACGCCGCGCCCATATCCTCAAACTGGGTTTTGCCACGGTTTAAAGCGCTGAAGCAATCAACCAGTACTAACTGGCGATCAAACCCCGCAAAATGCTGTTTATAGAAAGGTTTTACTACCTTGGCGACATATTCTTGATAGCGTTTTTCTAGGACATGAAAGGCGCTGTGTTTATCGCTCTGCTTAAGCTCGCTCCACTGATTGTCAGTCACCGATAACAGCGGAAAAAATGCCAGCAGCGGCGCGCCTTCCCATTCCCCTGGTAATAACATCCGTCCGGGTTGCGCCTGATAATAGCCCTGCACATGCACTAAATCGTGCAATAGTTGCTGATACTCGTCGGCAATGCGTTTGAGCTGCAGTTCATCGGCCGCCTCGGTTAAATTGAGCGCACTTAACGAAGTTTGAAACTCAGCATATAAAGGCGAGCTTTTTAACACAGCGACACGTTGTTGCTGCGCGCTGCACCACTCGATAAAGCTTTGGCGTAGCATAGGTAAATCTAATAGCCACTCGCCGGGATAATCGACAATATCTAAATACAGCGTAGCGGTATCAGCAAACTTGGCCAGCAGCCCCTTCTGCGGCTGATATTTGATGGCTAAACGCAGCTCCGAAATCGTGCGGGTCGATGCTGGCCAAGTCGGAGGTGTCGAAGTAAGCGCTAACATGGCGCCCTGATAATCGAAGCTGGCAATTTCAAGATCCGGCTGCATCGCCCGCTTCACCCCGAGCAAACGTTGCTCACGGCTCACTTGCCACAGGGGTAAGGCATTCCCATGGCGGGAATGGGAGACCTGAGAAGCCGCGCCACTATTGAGTAGTTGATTGACTAATCCGGTAATAAATGCGGTTTTGCCCGCCCCCGATAACCCTGTTACCGCGAGTCGTAAATGCCTGTCAGCCGTTCTATGGAGCAGGGATTGGCTCTTCTGAGTTAATTTATGGAGCGAAACGTCAAGCATTCCCATAAGGATGTCCCTAAATGTTGAATGAGGTTAACTATACACTGGATTTGACGGGAGATTAAGCAACAAGGGCGGACATGGCCGCCCTTTAGAGGGATTACAAGCTATTGATTTGTCTTTTTAAATCAAAGTTATCAGATGTTACATGGCGTTCAAGGTTTTGCAGTCTCACCTCTAGGCTTCTAAATTGCCTGCTCACATCGCTCAGCGCTTGTTTAGCAGGCTCTCCCGATTGCCAAGGTTTCTTCTTCACCTCAATGTCATCCCTAACAGTACTATTTTGGGGTTTGATGTCGAGTATCACCCATAACGCAACATAGATGATAAACACGACGCCCGAACCACCTAATAGGAAGATAGAAACCGCAAGTACTCGCACTAACCATGTTTCAATTGCAAAGTATTCGGCTATCCCCGCACACACACCTGCGACTTTACCTGACTGGGGAATACGATACATAGTACGGCCACTAGTTCCTCTCATGTTTGCCCCTCCATTCAGGCGATTCTGAATCCAGAATGGCCTCTAAGGTTTCGATGCGTGCAGCCATCTTATCGGCTTTAGCAATCAAATCATTGAGCTGTGAAAACTCTTCCTCAGTGAGTCCCTGGCTCACTTGTCGCTTACTGCGATAATGAAGAACTAACCATATGGGCGCCACCACTATCATAAAGATGATAATTGGTGCCATTAGTATGTCCATATCCATAACTCACCTCTGAATTGTTATTCTTTTGACTTAGTCGCAGCTTTGCCTTTTACTTTGGCCTTTAATGCTTCCAGCTCGGCATTCACTGAATCTTCAGCTTCCAGTGCGGCAAACTCATCGGCTAAGGTCTTTTTATTACCCAGATCGTAGGATTCAACCTGCGCTTCTAACCCTTCGACACGGCGCTCATATTGCTCAAATTTCAGCATAGCGTTGTCGATTTTGCTTGAGTCTAACTGCTTCTTCACTTCTAAACGTGATGAGGCGGTTTGTTTACGCAAAATAATGGTCTTTTGGCGCGCCTTAGCATCCAGTAACTTTTCTTGCAGCAGGCTGACTTCATCCTTTAAGCGCACAATGTGCTCGTCGATCACTGCCAACTCTTGGTTTAAGGTATCCACTAAGCCCGCGGCTTTTTGTTTTTCAACTAAAGCTGCTTTGGCTAAATCTTCGCGATCCTTCGACAGTGCCAGCTCCGCTTTGTCTTGCCAATCTTGAACTTGTTCTTCAACACGGCTGATACGACGGATTAATTCTTTCTTTTCAGCTAACACTTTTGCTGATGTTGAACGAACTTCTACCAGTGTATCTTCCATCTCTTGGATAATCAGACGAACCATTTTTTCAGGGTCTTCTGCTTTATCGAGTAATGCGCTGATATTGGAGTTAATGATATCGGCGAAACGAGAGAAAATTCCCATAATGCTATCCTCAAATTGATGTTGGTCTCGCTTAGGGTAATACACTAAGTGTGCCAACTTTTATTTTATGTTTAAATTCATAAAGATAAACATATTTTTAACTTTTTCTTTATTTTATGGCTCAAGCCACTTATTATCATTTTCACCAAAATTTAGCGCGAAAGACTAAAAAATATCGTGGATAATAAATTTCAGCAAGACAACCTCATCGGCCAATCGAACGCCCTACTCGAAGTGTTAGAGCATGTGTCACAGATAGCGCCGCTCTCTAAACCTGTGCTCATTATTGGTGAACGGGGTACGGGTAAGGAGCTGATTGCTGAACGCTTACATTATCTGTCTAAACGCTGGGATCAAAGCTTTATTAAGCTAAATTGTTCATCTTTGAGTGAAAATTTGCTAGAAAGTGAATTATTCGGCCATGAGTCAGGTGCCTTTACCGGCGCCAAAGGCAAACACGAAGGCCGTTTTGAGCGCGCCGACGGTGGCACCCTGTTCCTCGATGAGTTAGCCAACACCTCGGGATTAATCCAAGAAAAACTGCTGCGGGTCATCGAATACGGTGAATTTGAACGGGTCGGCGGCAGTAAAACCATACAAGCGGATGTGCGCCTTATCTGCGCGGCTAACGAAGATTTACCTTCTCTCGCCGACGCCGGCGAATTTAGGGCCGACTTGCTCGACCGTCTAGCGTTCGATGTGATCACCTTGCCGCCACTGCGTTGTCGCCCCGAAGATATCATGACCTTAGCCGAATACTTTGCCGTGGGCATGGCGCGGCAACTTAAGCTGGAACTCTTCAGTGGCTTCAGTGCCAGCGCGGTCGAACAGCTGATGAGCCATGATTGGCCAGGGAATATCCGTGAACTAAAAAACGTCGTAGAGCGCAGTGTGTATCGCAACAGTGGTGAGAACCGCCCTATTGAGCAGATTATTCTCGACCCCTTTGCCTCTCCCTATCGCCCAACCACGCGAGTGCGTACCCGTGAGCGCCAAATCACGGCGCCTGAAGCGCCGCTGAGCGCGCCCGTGGTAACGTCGGCCAAAACCGATACCGACACGGCCGCCATTGCAGAGTCCATGACCAATCCGTTTAGTTTTCCTTTGGACTTTAAAGAGCAAACCGAACGTTATGAGATGGAGCTTATCCAACAAGCCTTGTCGGTCAGTCAGTACAATCAAAAGAAGACGGCTGAAATCCTTGGTTTAAGCTATCACCAGCTGCGCGGCATTCTGAAAAAGTACAATTTGCTCGATAAAGCATAAGCAGATTGCCCACGGGCGAGATGCACTGCTAAAATAGCCGTTCATAGTCGATAAAATAATGATTTATAAATGAGTGTGCTAATAAGACGCCTGTGCCTATCAACTGCAGTTTTCTGCATGAGTGGGTTGTTGGTTGCATGTGGCCCCCAACGACTCCCTTCTGGTTTGGTCTATTGTTCCGAAGGGAATCCCGAGTCTTTTAATCCGCAGTTGGTAACCTCTGGCACCACTATCGACGCGACCTCACACCAAATTTATAGCCGCTTAGTGGACTATGATGCTCTCTCAGGCCAGCTCGTGCCAGCACTTGCAACCAGTTGGGCCGAGAGCGACGATGGCTTAAGTTACCGTTTCACTCTCAGGGAAAATGTTAAGTTTCAACATTCATCCCGTTTTACCCCGAGTCGCGATTTTAATGCCGACGATGTGCTGTTTTCCTTCAATCGAATTATCGACAAACATCACCCTTACCATGGCGTATCACGTACCGGTTATCCCTTTTTCCAAAGTATTGGCTTTTCAGAACAAGTTAAAAGTGTCGAAAAAATCAATGATCACGAGGTGATCTTTCGGCTAGCGCGCAAAGATGCGTCGTTTTTATCGAATCTCGCCACTGACTTTGCAGTCATCCTCTCGAGCGAATATGCCGATCAGCAACTGGCACAGGGGCACCCTGAAAATCTCGATCATTTCGCCATCGGCACAGGGCCCTTTACCTTAGTGCATTACGCTAAAAACGAATATATTCGCTATCGCCGTAATCCCGACTTTTGGGGTGAGCCCGCTAAAGTCGATATGCTGGTCTACGATATCACCCCAAAAAGCACGGTGAGACTGGCAAAACTTATCGCCGGCGACTGCAGCGTATCGGCCCTGCCCAAGGCGGGAGAACTGCCCGTTATCAAACAACATGAACAGCTGAGCATTGAGTCTCAACCCGGTCTTAACGTCGCCTTTTGGGCCTTTAACACACAAAAACCTCCTTTAGATGATGTACGCGTGCGCCGCGCCCTCGCCTATGCCGTGGATAAGCAGAATATCTTACGTGCCGTATATCAAAACACCGCAATAGAAGCCATTGGAGTGCTGCCGCCAGCGTCTTGGGCCTACGACAGCAATAAAAAACTGTTAGATTACAATCCGCAAAAAGCGCGTGATTTGTTAAAAGAAGCGGGAATAAAAAATCTCAGCATCGATATCTGGGCCATGCCCGTCGCCCGCGCGTATAATCCTAATGCGTTAAAAACCGCCGAGTTAATTCAATCTGACTTGGCCAATATCGGCGTTAAGGTCAATATTATCAGTTACGATTGGAGCGTCTTTAGCCAAAGATTGAGCCGAGATGAATATGACTCAGTCCTTATCGGCTGGAACGCCGATAACAGTGACCCCGATAACTTCTTCACTCCCTTGTTGAGTTGCTCGGCGATGCAATCAAACAACAACCGCTCTCGCTGGTGCAATAAAGAGTTTGATGCCATTCTAGACAGAGCAAGGGAAGTCTCGACTCAGGCCGAGCGCAAGGAGATTTACCAAGAGGCCGAAGCTTTCTTAGCCGAGCAAGTGCCGATGTTGAGTCTGGCCCACTCCAAGCGAGTCGCACTCACTCGCAGCAATATCCATGATATGCAGTTAACCCCCTTTGGCGGCATCTCATTTGCCCGAACCAGCCAAGCTGAGCAGGAGACACACTGATGTTCAGATACCTGTTACGGCGCCTCAATCTGTTTCTTGCCACTTCGCTCGTGATGGTCGGTGTGTTGTTTTATGCAACAGGGTTATTTCCTGTTGAGCGCACCTTCGCCCTCACGGGGATCCATGCACCATCAGAGAGTCAACTGGTGCAAATTGAGCAGGACTATAAGTTAGATAGCAATAAAGCCATGCAGTTTATTGCTTATTTACAGCAGAGGCTGAGCGGCAATTTGGGCGTCTCCGTCACTTCGCATCAGAGTGTGGCCGAAGAACTAAGCTCTGTGCTACCCGCCTCCTTCGAACTTGCGGTTATGGCGGCCGTGATAGCCATTGGTTTAGGTGTGCCGCTTGGCGTGTTGGCCTCCCAGAGCCAACATAAACTTACCCAAAATACCATTATGGCGATTACCCTGACGGGCTATTCCGTTCCTGTATTCTGGTTAGGTTTGTATTTGTCACTCTGGTTTGGAGTCGACCTAGGCTGGCTGCCAATCTCGGGGCAACTCAATCTGTTATATGAGATAAAACCTGTTACCGGATTTATGTTGGTCGACATTTTGCTGTCTGATTCGGAATATCGCATATCGGCCTTTAAAGATGCCTTATTGCATATCGTCCTGCCAGCCACCACACTCGCAGTGCTGCCTTTTACCGTGGTCGTGCGTAGCACGCGCTCGGCGATGATGAATGTGATGAACCAAACCTTTATCCGCGCCGCAGAAGCCAGAGGCATGCACACCAACACCATTATTTTGCGCCACGCCTTACCCAACGCGCTGATCCCCGTATTGAAGCACTTAGGATTAATGCTCGGAGCATTTGCGAGCTATGCGATTGTTGTTGAAATGATTTTCTCTTGGCCGGGTGTAGGTTCTTGGTTGGTGTCGGGTATTTATCAGCGGGATTATACGGTTATCCAAGGCGGGATTTTAGCCGTGGCCTTGTTGATCATCTTTTTAAGTATTTTGATTGAAGTGCTGCATACCGTCTTCAATCCCTTGAGCAGAAAAGATCTTTATGCCTCCAATTAAAATTTATCAGGAAGATCAAATCGCCTCGCCGATGATGCGAGTCTGGCAGAATTTTTCGGCAAACCCCTTTGCCTTGGCGGGTTTGTGGACCATTGCTTTTCTGCTGCTGCTCACCCTGTTTGGACCTATGATAGCCCCCTTCTCACCCGAGGCGCAGGATCCGCGCGCATTGCTGTTACCGCCCTCTTGGGACCCTTCGGGCACAGTGGCACACTTTTTAGGTACAGACGATCTGGGCCGTGACATCTTTAGCCGCTTGCTACATGGCGCGCATTTAACCTTCGGCATGGCGCTGATGATTGTCGGCACCGCGCTGTTTATGGGTTTCATCATAGGCTCGCTCTCAGGCATGATGCGCGGCTTAAAGTCCAGTATCTTGGGGCATTTGCTCGATGCATTGCTGTCAATCCCCTCACTATTAATGGCGATTTTAGTGGTTGCAGTGATGGGGCCAGGGCTTGAAAACGTCTTCTGGGCCGTCGGTATTGCCTTAACGCCGCAGTTTGTGCGCTCAATTCATCAATCGGTGCATGAAGAGTTACAAAAAGAATATGTGACTGCCGCCCGTTTAGACGGCGCCAATTCGCTGCAGATTTTTTGGTATGTGATCATGCCAAACGTGTGGGAAGTAGTGATTATTCAAACCACCTTAGCCATTTCTGCCGCGATTTTAGATATTGCCGCCCTTGGCTTTTTAAGCCTTGGCGCCCAAGCTCCCAGTCCTGAATGGGGTGCAATGGTCGCCCAGGGCATGGATAATTTATTGACCGCACCTTGGACTGTGACCATTCCAGGGCTGGCGATTCTTTTTAGTGTGCTCGCCATTAACTTGGTGGGCGATGGCTTGAGATCGGCGCTTGCGCCCATCAGAAACTAACCTATGCCATTACTCGACGTTAGAAACCTGACCATTGAGCTCGACACGCCCCACGGCAGAGTTCGCGCCCTTGAGAAAGTGAGTTTGACCCTGAACGCGGGGGAAATCCACGGTCTCGTGGGTGAATCGGGCTCGGGCCGCAGTCTGCTCGCCAGAGCCATTCTTGGGATCCCAGGCCCCAATTGGACCATTACCGCCGACCGCATGATGTGGGATGGTAATAATCTGATGGCCATGACCTCGAAGGAGCGCCGTAATCTGATGGGCTCGGATATGGCGATGATCTTCCAAGACCCGTCAGGCAGCCTTGACCCTTCGCAAACCGTGGGCAGTCAGTTGATGCAGGCCATGCCTAAGAATCCGAAGGCTTATTTTTGGCAAAAACACAAACATGCCAAACTCACGGCACAAAAATGGTTGCATAAGGTCGGGATTAAAAATCCGCAAAAAGTGATGTCGAGCTATGCTTGGGAGCTTTCGGAAGGCGAATGCCAAAAAGTGATGATCGCCATGGCGATTGCCAACCAACCGCGATTATTGATTGCCGACGAACCGACCAACTCGATGGAGCTGAGCACTCAGGCGCAGATTTTCCGTTTACTGTCACAGCTTAACCAACTGCAAAACGTGTCGATTTTAATCATCAGCCACGAGCTTGAAACGCTGGCTCAGTGGTGCGATCACCTATCCGTGCTCTATTGCGGCCAAGTGATGGAATCTGGCCCAACGGAAGAACTGATCAATCAGCCGTATCATCCTTACACTAAGGCACTCTTGGATAATATGCCGGATTACTCGGGGATAGAGGCGCACAAGGCCATCATGCCGACTCTGCCAGGCTCGGCCCCCGCCCTGCAGCATCTGCCCATTGGTTGTCGCCTAGGGCCAAGATGCCCTGAGGCACAAAAGAAATGCGTTAATCAGCCAAGTTTGAGTCATTTACGCGACCGCTACTTTGCCTGCCATTTCCCTTACCACGGTGAAACGACAAATGACGACCCCACTGCTTAAAGTTAACGATCTCTTTAAGAGGTACGATACCGGCTATAAAGGCTTTACCCGCCAATATAACGATGCCTTAGCCCCGGTTTCCTTTGAATTAAACCGCGGTGAAACCCTAGCGATTGTGGGTGAAGCGGGTTCAGGTAAGAGTACGTTAGCGCGTATTTTGGTGGGCGCAGAGCCCCGCAGCGGCGGTGAAATTTACTTT comes from the Shewanella mangrovisoli genome and includes:
- a CDS encoding ABC transporter permease, with translation MFRYLLRRLNLFLATSLVMVGVLFYATGLFPVERTFALTGIHAPSESQLVQIEQDYKLDSNKAMQFIAYLQQRLSGNLGVSVTSHQSVAEELSSVLPASFELAVMAAVIAIGLGVPLGVLASQSQHKLTQNTIMAITLTGYSVPVFWLGLYLSLWFGVDLGWLPISGQLNLLYEIKPVTGFMLVDILLSDSEYRISAFKDALLHIVLPATTLAVLPFTVVVRSTRSAMMNVMNQTFIRAAEARGMHTNTIILRHALPNALIPVLKHLGLMLGAFASYAIVVEMIFSWPGVGSWLVSGIYQRDYTVIQGGILAVALLIIFLSILIEVLHTVFNPLSRKDLYASN
- a CDS encoding TIGR01620 family protein, which encodes MSLDSLSASSESETNALDKPMSENTLESQPLKKQQVFDSDKVKLQSASDELKSAQAFAPQTPLKAVDEVVDDALAAHPQALDVSSIRPQLHQSRRWSWLARFSVIGLLLLVLVQTALGLRDAWLASPWLFSFYGAVLGLVGSWAMVGALGEYRKLKRLKQVADTQESGARLALSMQMGEADGFINNIVRHYPDSQGLQRLRQSLKDEHNDAEKVLLFENLVLTERDELAKKIVRRYAAESAVLLAASPLAALDMAIILWRNQRMLRDVAACYGIELGYWSRIKLIRSIIINIIYAGTSELVTDLGTQLLSLEMTGKLSARLAQGLGGGLLTARLGYQAMALCRPIQFREEQRPKLSKVHQELLTELKQFAGKLLTKDGRDALKSPLEAAELKTGSTPKEK
- a CDS encoding ComEA family DNA-binding protein; amino-acid sequence: MKITHRLPAMVSAIAFSTLFALPAMAADPAKDVSKVQAQAQTEVKKATTDAKQAMPDSAQVNINTASSEQLQLLKGIGAAKAQAIIDYRTQNGKFKAIDELANVSGIGAKLIEQNRHMIKL
- the megL gene encoding methionine gamma-lyase, encoding MQDESSKPWKAATQAIHAGHEREAFGTLVTPLYQTATFVFESAQQGGERFAGNEPGYIYTRLGNPTVAELERKMAVLEGAEAAAATASGMGAVSAALLANLQMGDHLVASNAVYGCTFALMTSQFARFGIEVTLVDFTDLAAIERAIKPNTRVIFCETPVNPHLQVFDLKGIADIAKRHQLVSIVDNTFMTPLLQQPLAFGIDLVVHSATKYLNGHGDVIAGVVCGSEEQLHRVKYEILKDIGAVMSPHDAWLILRGLKTLDVRLQRHCDSAQRVAEFLEQHPAVTRVYYPGLKSHSGHRFIGGQMARAGGVIAFELAASLEQAMAFVGYLKLFSIAVSLGDAESLIQHPASMTHSPYTPEARQAAGISDNLLRLSIGLEDCDDIIEDLNQALAMLA
- the sapA gene encoding ABC transporter substrate-binding protein SapA — translated: MSVLIRRLCLSTAVFCMSGLLVACGPQRLPSGLVYCSEGNPESFNPQLVTSGTTIDATSHQIYSRLVDYDALSGQLVPALATSWAESDDGLSYRFTLRENVKFQHSSRFTPSRDFNADDVLFSFNRIIDKHHPYHGVSRTGYPFFQSIGFSEQVKSVEKINDHEVIFRLARKDASFLSNLATDFAVILSSEYADQQLAQGHPENLDHFAIGTGPFTLVHYAKNEYIRYRRNPDFWGEPAKVDMLVYDITPKSTVRLAKLIAGDCSVSALPKAGELPVIKQHEQLSIESQPGLNVAFWAFNTQKPPLDDVRVRRALAYAVDKQNILRAVYQNTAIEAIGVLPPASWAYDSNKKLLDYNPQKARDLLKEAGIKNLSIDIWAMPVARAYNPNALKTAELIQSDLANIGVKVNIISYDWSVFSQRLSRDEYDSVLIGWNADNSDPDNFFTPLLSCSAMQSNNNRSRWCNKEFDAILDRAREVSTQAERKEIYQEAEAFLAEQVPMLSLAHSKRVALTRSNIHDMQLTPFGGISFARTSQAEQETH
- the pspA gene encoding phage shock protein PspA — protein: MGIFSRFADIINSNISALLDKAEDPEKMVRLIIQEMEDTLVEVRSTSAKVLAEKKELIRRISRVEEQVQDWQDKAELALSKDREDLAKAALVEKQKAAGLVDTLNQELAVIDEHIVRLKDEVSLLQEKLLDAKARQKTIILRKQTASSRLEVKKQLDSSKIDNAMLKFEQYERRVEGLEAQVESYDLGNKKTLADEFAALEAEDSVNAELEALKAKVKGKAATKSKE
- the pspF gene encoding phage shock protein operon transcriptional activator translates to MDNKFQQDNLIGQSNALLEVLEHVSQIAPLSKPVLIIGERGTGKELIAERLHYLSKRWDQSFIKLNCSSLSENLLESELFGHESGAFTGAKGKHEGRFERADGGTLFLDELANTSGLIQEKLLRVIEYGEFERVGGSKTIQADVRLICAANEDLPSLADAGEFRADLLDRLAFDVITLPPLRCRPEDIMTLAEYFAVGMARQLKLELFSGFSASAVEQLMSHDWPGNIRELKNVVERSVYRNSGENRPIEQIILDPFASPYRPTTRVRTRERQITAPEAPLSAPVVTSAKTDTDTAAIAESMTNPFSFPLDFKEQTERYEMELIQQALSVSQYNQKKTAEILGLSYHQLRGILKKYNLLDKA
- the pspC gene encoding envelope stress response membrane protein PspC; amino-acid sequence: MRGTSGRTMYRIPQSGKVAGVCAGIAEYFAIETWLVRVLAVSIFLLGGSGVVFIIYVALWVILDIKPQNSTVRDDIEVKKKPWQSGEPAKQALSDVSRQFRSLEVRLQNLERHVTSDNFDLKRQINSL
- a CDS encoding YcjX family protein, which encodes MGMLDVSLHKLTQKSQSLLHRTADRHLRLAVTGLSGAGKTAFITGLVNQLLNSGAASQVSHSRHGNALPLWQVSREQRLLGVKRAMQPDLEIASFDYQGAMLALTSTPPTWPASTRTISELRLAIKYQPQKGLLAKFADTATLYLDIVDYPGEWLLDLPMLRQSFIEWCSAQQQRVAVLKSSPLYAEFQTSLSALNLTEAADELQLKRIADEYQQLLHDLVHVQGYYQAQPGRMLLPGEWEGAPLLAFFPLLSVTDNQWSELKQSDKHSAFHVLEKRYQEYVAKVVKPFYKQHFAGFDRQLVLVDCFSALNRGKTQFEDMGAALNAIMESFQYGQSSYLRRLFAPRIDRLLFAASKVDHVTRDQQSHVLSLLTDMLKHSQHFASFDGCKVETMAISAIKATRHGMVTTQEGDVEVVQGIGLNGQALTLFPGEVPTRLPEPNFWRDQGFHFMGFAPPNNSNVDPSAVHFDHIRLDHLLQYLVGDKLE
- the pspB gene encoding envelope stress response membrane protein PspB — encoded protein: MDMDILMAPIIIFMIVVAPIWLVLHYRSKRQVSQGLTEEEFSQLNDLIAKADKMAARIETLEAILDSESPEWRGKHERN